A window from Sinanaerobacter sp. ZZT-01 encodes these proteins:
- a CDS encoding GGDEF domain-containing protein — MLNFLYAEVNIVGSMVLLLMITNWNKNSFRNLPVDQKIFNGVMLLNLLIFLLDTGMWLTDGMSLPILKSINYVVTTLYYLFNPLICLLWILYTDFKIHESKSDLLKRIWIYAIPISISTVITLVTPLTGWFFVIDENNNYMRGPWFLVMASISLLYLLCACGMSLKDIVKNGWEASKEVNLPLLIFPIGVIAAVIIQIKFFGLSIIWVCTMLACTNIYIRIQNAEIATDYLTGLYNRRRLDQHLRRKIRAKRTGCLLFAVILDLDEFKKINDIYGHMEGDCALVKTAEILRYSCKRSEDFIARLGGDEFIIVGERSNFDEIEQFIDTLYSNVAEYNKSYQSEYTLSLSMGYSVFHETDTEDSFLAAVDQKMYHCKQDHKNAQ; from the coding sequence TTGCTAAACTTTTTATATGCGGAGGTAAATATTGTAGGAAGTATGGTTTTACTTCTTATGATAACAAACTGGAATAAAAACAGCTTCAGAAACCTGCCTGTTGACCAAAAGATATTTAACGGTGTTATGCTTTTAAATTTACTTATTTTTCTGCTCGATACGGGGATGTGGCTGACAGATGGAATGTCTTTGCCGATTTTGAAATCGATTAATTATGTGGTGACGACATTGTACTATCTATTCAACCCGTTGATCTGCCTTTTATGGATACTATATACGGATTTTAAGATTCATGAAAGTAAGTCTGATTTGTTGAAGCGTATATGGATTTACGCGATTCCAATATCCATATCTACAGTGATTACTCTTGTAACTCCATTAACAGGATGGTTTTTTGTTATTGATGAAAATAATAATTACATGCGGGGACCTTGGTTTCTGGTCATGGCATCTATATCCTTGTTATATTTACTATGTGCATGTGGAATGTCTTTGAAAGATATTGTAAAAAATGGGTGGGAAGCAAGCAAAGAGGTGAACCTTCCTTTGTTGATTTTTCCCATTGGAGTCATTGCTGCAGTAATCATTCAGATTAAATTTTTTGGGCTTTCTATTATATGGGTCTGTACGATGCTGGCATGTACAAACATCTATATTAGAATACAGAATGCAGAAATTGCAACCGATTACTTGACTGGTTTATATAATCGAAGGCGTCTCGATCAGCATCTTCGGCGGAAAATTAGGGCAAAACGTACAGGTTGCCTTCTGTTTGCTGTCATTTTGGATTTAGACGAATTCAAGAAAATTAATGATATTTATGGACATATGGAAGGGGATTGTGCTCTGGTTAAAACAGCGGAGATTCTTCGATATTCTTGCAAAAGAAGTGAAGATTTTATTGCCAGGCTGGGCGGTGACGAATTTATTATTGTAGGAGAACGCTCCAATTTCGATGAAATTGAGCAGTTCATAGACACACTTTACTCAAATGTGGCAGAGTATAATAAAAGTTACCAGTCGGAATATACTTTATCGTTGAGTATGGGCTATTCCGTCTTTCATGAGACAGATACAGAAGATTCTTTTTTGGCAGCGGTGGATCAGAAAATGTACCACTGCAAACAAGATCATAAGAATGCTCAATAA
- a CDS encoding SMI1/KNR4 family protein: MCKYESFPTKWKEILQKVTDFGGNAKELIVEPCATKEEIEEKEKSLGFALPSSFKEILMHFSRHAEFRWSLPESANLPHVFREIFSGEIGWNINWIEDLTAFGSQIEAYNGIDSELKNKLKFFDVRNGDLLAFDMESSQTEPNVVYWSHEGEGVFFLAESFLSYLSKITDLYGIGSEIWQMEPFIDENGLNSNGENAFKWKKWFDTFAALSIEEGERDLESLIQYIEYHGTLEKRELKALKAYDKNDVFQTVMARLQRVDESQKEILIRVIGESVGSFASDWVKLLWKEETEIKPEHRSYLTSRCFPEEEGLSKVTAYVESLFIEKINSHEAKKHLCWFRNDKILEWIKGYISSATTKEQWYDLFACSNPSWKEIEEWFLLGGKYRRIAINALEYMVDSWNSTYIKSNYKICNPPEKKEILYFLEKEKEKETLNIKKRIFEKIIQNIDFIL; the protein is encoded by the coding sequence ATGTGCAAGTATGAATCCTTTCCCACGAAATGGAAAGAAATCTTACAGAAAGTAACGGACTTTGGCGGGAATGCGAAAGAGCTTATCGTTGAACCTTGTGCTACGAAAGAAGAGATTGAGGAGAAAGAAAAAAGTCTGGGATTTGCTTTGCCTTCTTCGTTTAAAGAAATATTGATGCATTTTTCAAGACATGCTGAATTTAGGTGGTCTTTACCGGAAAGTGCAAATCTGCCGCATGTATTCAGAGAGATTTTTTCGGGTGAGATAGGATGGAATATAAACTGGATTGAAGATTTAACTGCATTTGGCTCACAAATAGAAGCTTATAATGGAATTGATTCAGAGTTGAAGAACAAATTAAAGTTTTTTGATGTAAGAAACGGAGATTTACTGGCTTTTGACATGGAATCATCTCAGACAGAACCAAATGTTGTTTATTGGAGCCATGAGGGGGAAGGTGTATTCTTCCTTGCAGAATCGTTTTTATCTTATCTGAGCAAGATTACCGACTTATATGGAATTGGCAGTGAAATATGGCAGATGGAGCCTTTTATAGATGAAAATGGGCTAAACAGTAATGGTGAGAATGCATTTAAATGGAAAAAGTGGTTTGATACGTTCGCAGCGCTGTCGATTGAAGAAGGAGAAAGGGATTTAGAAAGCCTGATTCAATACATCGAGTATCATGGGACATTAGAAAAGCGAGAGTTAAAGGCACTGAAAGCATATGATAAAAATGACGTGTTTCAAACTGTAATGGCAAGATTACAGAGAGTGGACGAATCTCAAAAAGAAATCTTAATCCGAGTGATTGGAGAAAGCGTAGGTTCGTTCGCATCGGACTGGGTCAAATTACTTTGGAAAGAGGAAACAGAAATAAAACCAGAACATCGATCCTATCTTACTTCTAGATGTTTCCCTGAAGAAGAAGGATTAAGTAAGGTTACAGCTTATGTGGAAAGTTTATTCATTGAAAAAATAAACAGTCATGAAGCGAAAAAGCACCTTTGCTGGTTTCGGAATGATAAAATTCTTGAATGGATAAAAGGATACATATCAAGCGCTACAACGAAAGAGCAATGGTATGATTTATTTGCCTGTTCTAACCCTAGTTGGAAGGAGATTGAAGAATGGTTCCTGCTGGGAGGAAAATATCGGAGAATTGCGATAAATGCATTGGAATATATGGTAGACTCATGGAACTCCACATATATTAAGAGCAACTATAAAATCTGCAATCCGCCGGAAAAAAAAGAAATTCTCTATTTTTTAGAAAAAGAGAAAGAGAAAGAAACCTTAAATATAAAAAAACGAATTTTTGAAAAGATAATACAAAACATCGACTTCATCCTATAA